The sequence below is a genomic window from Coffea arabica cultivar ET-39 chromosome 8e, Coffea Arabica ET-39 HiFi, whole genome shotgun sequence.
TGATGACCTTTGCGCAGAGGAGCTGGGTGCAGCGGTGGGGGAGGAGGAGATGGTTGCAGCAGAACTATGTGCTGGTAATTTGTCTCCACGGGGTGAAGTTGGAGCTGTGCCACGGGACATTGGATCTCTGGTGGTGGATATCTTTAACTTGGATCCTATCATACAGCAAGTCCAGGAGAAGGTGCACGGAGATGAGGGTGGTAAGATGATTTCCAAGCGTAGAGGTACGCGTGTCCCACATCCTACTGATCGTTCTTTACGTTCTAAAGCAAAACTGGCCAATAACTCTTTTGCTGCACTCTCTTAtggttaattttttattttgaaatattcaaGGTATCTTGCGTGCCCCAAATTTTCGTagattaaaaagtttaattGCTGAGTCGTCAGTTCAGTTAGTTGCTATATGTGAACCTAAGTTGTCTGTGGGAGAGATTCACTGGATACGACTAAAGTTGAGGATGGATAAATGCATTGCCAATAGTGAGGGTTCTATATGGGTGTTCTATCAAAACTCCCTTGTATGTGCCCCCCTGGGTGAGTCGGGTCAACATTTATTGCTTAAAATACAATCGCAAATGGTATCTGGTCCCATGGTCTTTTCGTTTGTGCATGCAAAGTGTAATGAGCAGGAGAGAAGATCGCTTTGGTCTGCTCTATTGCTCGATAACCCGGGCAATACACCATGGTTTCTGATTGGGAATTTTAATGTCATTGTCTGTGAGGAGAAGCGACGTGGTTTACCTTTTCGCCTGGGgagggtttggattttatctgtTTCATGGCTTTGGCTAGAATACAGGATGCTGGGTTTTCGGGGACAAAGTTCACATGGTGTAATAATAGAGGGGGAAGCGCGCATATCTGGAAGAGGTTAGACAGGATGTTGTACAATCAGCATGCGTTGAGTTTAGAGTATAATTTTGCGGTGCAACATTTGGGGTGAGATCCCTCGGATCACGCTCCCTTACTATTGTCGGCACTGTTTAGGCTCGATAATAAGCCGAGATCCTTTCGATTCCTGGATGTGTGGACGTCTAAACCGGAGTAATTGGATATTATTCGACGATGTTAGGGTGGATCATTTTTGGACCCTCCCTTGCAGAGATTGACTGCCAAATTGCGGGAAGTAAAACAGCAAGTGCAACTGTGGTCTAGGGACGTGTTTGGAGATATTTTTGCGCGGGTGAGAAAGGCAGAGGGAGAGGTGCTAAGGCTGGAGGGTTTTTTTGATAATGATCCTTCGGAGTCGAATTTAATTGCACTTCAAGAAGCGCAGGCGGTTCTGAGGAATTCTCTAATGGTAGAGGAAGGATATTGGAGGCAAAAAGCGAGGATTAATTGGATTCGGGAGGGggataaaaattcaaaatatttccACTTTATCGTTGCGGAACGTAGGGCGA
It includes:
- the LOC140003903 gene encoding uncharacterized protein, whose amino-acid sequence is MARRMGSDRVLSRRISHIIAPIAFGRGMEWRAVMFRPELRAGKMEGEKLVKSQAVQQRIAEQVAVQAGPIPPVRTTGVGVALLESNEHEMGATVHTTSLCARGGVAAEASDCDGRGSPEQQKEDRIGEVRRSKVVLVEDVMIDSAMADSVAAAGGLSLLGNNAQVMGAAHGTFQPVLYAKGEDIAGQLEARVNGEADESHEEEQVEILVVAGNLSSRSIASSEIGGVECDDLCAEELGAAVGEEEMVAAELCAGNLSPRGEVGAVPRDIGSLVVDIFNLDPIIQQVQEKVHGDEGGKMISKRRGILRAPNFRRLKSLIAESSVQLVAICEPKLSVGEIHWIRLKLRMDKCIANSEGSIWVFYQNSLVCAPLGESGQHLLLKIQSQMVSGPMVFSFVHAKCNEQERRSLWSALLLDNPGNTPWFLIGNFNVIVCEEKRRGLPFRLGRVWILSVSWLWLEYRMLGFRGQSSHGVIIEGEARISGRG